A region from the Mycobacterium heidelbergense genome encodes:
- a CDS encoding RDD family protein: MSEVVTGDAVVLDVQIAQLPVRVVGALIDITVIFVCYVLGLMLWAATLTGFDSALSTAVLLVFTVLVIVGYPLAFETATRGRSVGKFVMGLRVVSDDGGPERFRQALFRALASVVEIWMLAGSPAVICSILSPKAKRLGDIFAGTVVVSERGPRLGPPPAMPPSLAWWASSLQLSGLDAGQAEVTRQFLSRAPQLDHNLRYQMAYRIAGDVVARIAPPPPPGAPPELVLAAVLAERHRRELARMRPTIPPMGPAPWPTPPHYPGPQAWRTAPPVAVPQQRPQGPRAGGFSPPH; this comes from the coding sequence ATGTCGGAGGTGGTGACCGGGGACGCGGTCGTGCTCGATGTGCAGATCGCTCAGTTGCCGGTGCGGGTGGTGGGCGCGCTGATCGATATCACGGTGATTTTTGTCTGCTACGTGCTCGGGCTGATGCTGTGGGCGGCCACCCTGACCGGGTTCGACAGCGCGCTGAGCACCGCCGTCCTGCTCGTCTTCACGGTGCTGGTGATCGTCGGGTATCCGTTGGCGTTCGAAACCGCCACGCGCGGGCGGTCGGTCGGCAAGTTCGTGATGGGCCTGCGGGTGGTGTCCGACGACGGCGGTCCAGAACGCTTCCGGCAGGCGCTGTTTCGCGCACTGGCTTCGGTGGTGGAGATTTGGATGCTCGCGGGAAGCCCCGCCGTCATCTGCAGCATCTTGTCGCCGAAGGCCAAACGCCTCGGCGACATCTTCGCCGGCACGGTCGTGGTCAGTGAACGGGGACCGAGATTGGGGCCGCCGCCGGCGATGCCCCCTTCGCTGGCATGGTGGGCGTCCTCGCTGCAGTTGTCCGGATTGGACGCGGGCCAGGCCGAAGTCACGCGCCAATTCCTTTCCCGCGCACCACAACTCGATCACAATTTAAGGTATCAGATGGCCTACCGGATCGCCGGGGACGTGGTGGCCCGCATCGCCCCGCCGCCGCCACCCGGCGCGCCGCCGGAGCTGGTGCTCGCGGCCGTGCTTGCCGAACGACACCGCCGCGAACTCGCCCGAATGCGCCCCACGATCCCTCCGATGGGGCCTGCGCCCTGGCCGACGCCTCCGCACTATCCCGGGCCTCAGGCCTGGCGAACCGCGCCACCGGTGGCAGTGCCCCAACAGCGGCCGCAGGGCCCGCGCGCTGGCGGCTTCTCGCCGCCGCACTGA
- a CDS encoding stage II sporulation protein M — MDVDAFVLTHRGTWDRLDQLVKKRRSLTGAEIDELVELYQRVSTHLSMLRSAGTIGSDSLLTGRLSSLVARARSVVTGAHAPLSGTFVRFWTVSFPVVAYRTWRWWAGTAAAFFAVVVVIALWVAANPEVQSAIGTPSDIDQLVNHDVASYYSEHPAAAFALQVWLNNSWVSAQCIALSVVLGLPIPVVLFNNAANLGLIAGLMFQAGKGGLLLGLLAPHGLLELTAVFLAGATGMRLGWSVISPGDRPRGQVLAEQGRGVVSVAVGLVAVLLVAGLIEGLVTPSPLPTFVRVGIGVIAEIAFLSYVVYFGRRAVKAGETGDIDDAPDVIPTR; from the coding sequence GTGGACGTCGACGCATTCGTGCTGACCCATCGCGGTACGTGGGACCGGCTCGACCAGTTGGTCAAGAAACGCCGCTCTCTGACCGGCGCCGAGATCGATGAACTCGTCGAGCTCTACCAGCGGGTCTCCACCCACCTGTCGATGCTGCGGTCGGCCGGCACAATCGGGTCGGATTCGCTGCTGACCGGTCGGCTGTCGAGCCTGGTCGCGCGCGCCCGTTCCGTGGTTACCGGCGCCCACGCACCGCTGAGCGGCACGTTCGTCCGGTTCTGGACGGTGTCGTTCCCGGTGGTTGCATACCGCACCTGGCGCTGGTGGGCGGGCACGGCGGCGGCGTTTTTCGCCGTCGTGGTGGTCATCGCGCTGTGGGTGGCCGCCAATCCGGAGGTGCAGTCCGCCATCGGAACGCCAAGTGACATCGACCAATTGGTCAACCACGATGTCGCGTCGTATTACAGCGAACACCCCGCCGCGGCGTTCGCCCTACAAGTCTGGTTGAACAACTCGTGGGTTTCGGCACAGTGCATCGCATTGTCGGTCGTGCTGGGACTGCCCATTCCGGTCGTGCTGTTCAACAACGCCGCCAACCTCGGGCTGATCGCCGGGCTGATGTTCCAGGCCGGCAAGGGCGGCCTCCTGCTGGGTCTGCTGGCCCCGCATGGATTACTGGAGCTGACGGCGGTATTCCTCGCCGGGGCAACGGGAATGCGGCTGGGGTGGTCGGTGATTTCGCCCGGGGACCGGCCGCGCGGCCAGGTGCTTGCCGAACAGGGCCGCGGCGTCGTATCGGTCGCCGTGGGGCTGGTGGCCGTGCTGTTGGTCGCCGGATTGATCGAGGGGTTGGTGACGCCGTCGCCGTTGCCGACGTTCGTCCGGGTCGGCATCGGCGTGATCGCCGAGATCGCGTTCCTTTCGTACGTCGTGTACTTCGGTCGCCGCGCCGTGAAGGCCGGGGAGACCGGCGACATCGACGACGCGCCCGACGTGATCCCCACCCGCTGA